In a single window of the Elaeis guineensis isolate ETL-2024a chromosome 8, EG11, whole genome shotgun sequence genome:
- the LOC105034301 gene encoding LOW QUALITY PROTEIN: uncharacterized protein (The sequence of the model RefSeq protein was modified relative to this genomic sequence to represent the inferred CDS: inserted 1 base in 1 codon): MDIAVKTLVMGLKPEVMSQKQRIDFHTGVQFPHRTQTXFHMSNVAHKNSKRFRHKIFCAIQAVSPGLENLGDSVTAFEDFTAAANATADGQIKMRVDVSGAKTQTIFDDVFSKLVAAAQPIPGFRRVKGGKTPDIPKDILLHIIGPSKVNKQSIEKIINSAVAEYVEKEGLKVTKDLKVEQSLEELEAIFQPGKNFSFDAYLQLQETNSTKF, translated from the exons ATGGATATAGCCGTTAAAACCCTCGTCATGGGTTTGAAACCAGAG GTAATGAGTCAAAAGCAAAGAATAGACTTTCATActggagttcaattccctcatagaACACAGA CTTTTCATATGTCAAATGTTGCTCACAAAAACTCTAAAAG ATTCAGGCACAAAATTTTCTGTGCAATTCAGGCAGTATCTCCAG GTTTGGAAAATCTTGGTGATTCTGTGACTGCATTTGAAGACTTCACAGCTGCTGCTAATGCCACTGCGGATGGACAGATAAAG ATGAGAGTTGACGTGTCTGGTGCAAAGACCCAGACCATCTTTGATGATGTTTTCTCAAAGTTAGTTGCTGCTGCACAACCAATTCCCGGATTTCGGAGAGTGAAAGGAG GGAAAACTCCAGAT ATACCCAAAGATATTCTCTTGCACATTATTGGACCCTCCAAAGTTAACAAGCAGTCTATTGAAAAAATCATCAACTCTGCTGTTGCTGAATATGTTGAGAAG GAAGGCTTGAAGGTCACCAAAGATCTGAAAGTTGAACAGAGTCTTGAAGAGCTTGAAGCAATATTCCAACCTGGGAAAAATTTCAGCTTTGATGCATATTTGCAGCTTCAAGAAACCAACTCAACCAAATTTTGA